The Patescibacteria group bacterium genome window below encodes:
- the pilM gene encoding type IV pilus assembly protein PilM — translation MTKSFLGVDLGATSIKIVELKEEAGRPRLLTYGYTEQSVGYPEKEFTETPERAIDLIKKISIKARTVSKQAVAALPSASVFSSVINIPAAPGKDLAEAVRWEAKKIIPLPLEEMILDWKVLTPEAAVGATVPVMPQKTTRVLLTAAAKNLVKKYLDIFKGAGLNLISLETETFALVRALVGVDKSTVIVVDMGAASTAISIIENGVPFLNRSLNVGGINITKEIAASLGTDFNQAEQMKYDVGMTSGAGGGVSKIVERALSMLLNEIKYCANIYQNQEGGAGKKIEKVILTGGGALLPNFVEYLSGALNMRVYAGNPWARIIYPEELRPILDQIGPKFSVAIGLAMRELE, via the coding sequence ATGACCAAAAGTTTTTTGGGTGTTGATTTGGGCGCGACGAGCATTAAAATTGTTGAATTAAAAGAAGAAGCAGGGAGGCCGAGGCTTTTAACTTACGGTTATACGGAACAAAGCGTTGGTTATCCGGAAAAAGAATTTACAGAAACCCCCGAGCGGGCGATTGATTTAATTAAAAAAATTTCCATTAAAGCAAGAACCGTTTCCAAACAAGCAGTGGCGGCGTTGCCCTCTGCCTCGGTTTTTAGTTCGGTAATCAATATCCCAGCCGCGCCGGGCAAAGATTTGGCTGAAGCGGTGCGTTGGGAGGCGAAGAAGATCATTCCGTTGCCTTTAGAAGAGATGATTTTAGATTGGAAAGTTTTGACTCCAGAAGCTGCGGTTGGCGCCACCGTGCCGGTCATGCCGCAAAAGACGACCAGAGTTTTACTTACGGCAGCAGCAAAAAATTTAGTTAAAAAATATTTGGATATTTTTAAGGGCGCCGGTTTAAATTTAATAAGTTTGGAGACGGAAACTTTTGCCTTGGTCAGAGCTCTGGTTGGCGTTGATAAATCCACAGTGATTGTCGTGGATATGGGCGCGGCAAGCACAGCCATTTCCATTATCGAAAATGGTGTGCCTTTTTTAAACCGCTCTTTAAATGTCGGAGGAATAAATATTACCAAAGAAATCGCGGCGAGCCTTGGAACTGATTTTAATCAGGCTGAACAGATGAAATACGATGTTGGAATGACGTCGGGCGCGGGCGGAGGAGTCTCGAAAATTGTAGAAAGAGCGTTATCAATGCTTTTGAATGAAATTAAATATTGCGCGAACATTTATCAAAATCAGGAAGGTGGAGCAGGGAAGAAAATTGAAAAAGTAATTTTAACCGGCGGCGGAGCGCTTCTTCCAAATTTTGTTGAATATCTTTCGGGCGCGCTAAATATGAGAGTTTACGCAGGCAATCCTTGGGCAAGAATAATTTATCCCGAGGAACTCCGTCCTATTTTAGATCAGATTGGACCAAAATTTTCCGTAGCAATCGGTCTCGCGATGCGCGAATTGGAATAA
- a CDS encoding ribonuclease HI family protein, producing the protein MIYNKLQIFTDGGARGNPGPSGIGVVIWSGNELVGQYKKYIGEATNNQAEYKAVILALEEAKKLSPTELEFFLDSELVVKQLNREYKVKDKELAPLFVQVWNLSMGFKKVTFTHVPREKNKEADKLVNEAMDEATRK; encoded by the coding sequence ATGATTTATAATAAACTTCAAATTTTTACCGACGGCGGCGCGCGAGGTAATCCCGGACCGTCCGGCATCGGCGTTGTGATTTGGTCTGGAAATGAATTAGTTGGTCAGTATAAAAAATATATTGGCGAGGCGACTAATAATCAGGCCGAATATAAGGCGGTAATTTTGGCTCTTGAAGAAGCCAAAAAATTGAGCCCGACTGAGCTGGAATTTTTTCTTGATAGTGAATTGGTTGTGAAACAATTAAATCGTGAATATAAAGTAAAGGATAAAGAGCTGGCGCCGCTTTTTGTTCAGGTTTGGAATTTAAGTATGGGATTTAAAAAGGTGACTTTTACGCACGTGCCGCGAGAGAAAAATAAGGAAGCGGATAAATTAGTTAATGAAGCGATGGATGAGGCGACGCGAAAGTGA
- the lepA gene encoding translation elongation factor 4, whose protein sequence is MQQDKIRNFCIIAHIDHGKSTLADRLLEFTGTVSRREMKNQLLDMMDLERERGITIKLQPVRMNYKDFILNLIDTPGHVDFNYEVSRSLAAVEGALLLVDATQGVQAQTLGNLYLALEQNLAIIPVVNKVDLKNAEVEKTVQEIVALVGCKKEEVILASGKTGVGVPEILEAVVKKVPPPVGEINNPLRALIFDSKYDDYKGVVAYVRAVDGEVKRGDKMFLMATKTESEVLEVGYFKPKFQPAEKLSVGEIGYIVTGLKEIEKCRVGDTVTARGSELMVQSLPGYKEVKPMVFAGIFCKEGDDFPKLREAILKLKLNDASLTFETEQSKALGFGFRCGLLGLLHLEIVEERLRREHNLDVIVTVPSVAYRITTAKNEVIIVKSPMELPDPSHVKLIEEPWIKIDVVSPGNFIGGIMQMVQEKRGVYQNTEYLDADRVILHYEIPLSAILVDFYDKLKSVSSGYASLNYEFFGYKKADVVKMDILVASEPVEALATIVYRDTAQDVGRRIVQSLKKVLPRQMFEVKIQAALGGKIVASEHLPAMKKDVTAKLYGGDVTRKNKLLEKQKKGKKKMKALGKVDIPPEAFLAVLKK, encoded by the coding sequence ATGCAGCAAGATAAGATTAGGAATTTTTGTATCATCGCTCATATTGATCACGGAAAGTCGACGCTCGCCGACCGTCTTTTGGAATTTACCGGAACCGTGTCGCGGCGGGAAATGAAAAATCAACTGCTTGATATGATGGATTTGGAACGAGAGCGGGGGATTACGATAAAATTGCAGCCGGTTAGAATGAATTACAAAGATTTTATTTTAAATTTGATTGATACTCCCGGTCATGTTGATTTTAATTATGAAGTTTCTCGTTCGCTTGCCGCAGTGGAAGGCGCTCTGCTTTTGGTTGACGCGACTCAAGGAGTTCAGGCACAAACCCTGGGAAATTTATATTTGGCCTTAGAACAGAATTTAGCGATTATTCCGGTTGTCAATAAAGTTGATTTAAAAAACGCTGAAGTAGAAAAAACAGTTCAGGAAATTGTGGCTCTTGTCGGCTGTAAAAAAGAAGAAGTGATTTTGGCGTCTGGAAAAACCGGTGTTGGGGTGCCGGAAATTTTGGAAGCGGTTGTTAAAAAAGTTCCGCCGCCGGTTGGTGAAATTAATAATCCTCTCCGAGCTCTTATTTTTGATTCCAAATACGATGATTATAAAGGCGTGGTGGCTTACGTCCGAGCTGTTGATGGCGAAGTAAAACGTGGCGACAAGATGTTTTTAATGGCTACAAAAACTGAAAGTGAAGTTTTGGAAGTAGGGTATTTTAAACCAAAGTTTCAGCCAGCCGAAAAATTATCGGTCGGGGAAATTGGTTATATTGTTACGGGTTTGAAAGAAATTGAAAAGTGTAGAGTTGGCGATACGGTTACTGCTCGTGGTTCAGAGTTAATGGTTCAAAGTTTGCCCGGCTACAAAGAAGTTAAGCCCATGGTTTTCGCGGGAATTTTTTGCAAAGAAGGGGATGATTTTCCGAAACTCAGAGAGGCGATTTTAAAATTAAAACTAAACGACGCATCGCTTACTTTTGAAACAGAACAATCCAAGGCTTTGGGATTTGGTTTTCGGTGCGGTCTTTTGGGACTTCTCCACCTTGAAATAGTGGAAGAGCGACTGCGACGGGAACATAATCTTGATGTTATTGTTACGGTGCCGTCCGTGGCTTACCGTATTACTACGGCAAAAAATGAAGTGATAATTGTAAAAAGTCCGATGGAGTTGCCCGATCCGTCACACGTAAAATTGATTGAAGAGCCATGGATTAAAATTGATGTTGTTTCCCCCGGAAATTTTATTGGTGGAATTATGCAGATGGTTCAGGAAAAGAGAGGGGTGTATCAGAACACGGAATATCTTGACGCTGATCGGGTAATTTTACATTATGAAATTCCTCTCTCGGCAATTCTTGTGGATTTTTATGACAAATTAAAAAGTGTAAGTTCTGGTTATGCATCCTTGAATTATGAATTTTTTGGATATAAAAAAGCCGACGTTGTAAAAATGGATATTTTGGTCGCGAGCGAACCAGTTGAAGCGTTGGCCACAATTGTTTACCGCGATACGGCTCAGGACGTTGGTCGGAGGATTGTTCAGTCTTTGAAAAAAGTTTTGCCGCGGCAGATGTTTGAAGTTAAAATCCAGGCGGCACTTGGCGGAAAAATTGTTGCTTCAGAACATTTGCCAGCGATGAAAAAAGACGTGACTGCTAAACTTTACGGGGGAGATGTAACACGCAAGAACAAACTTTTGGAAAAACAGAAAAAAGGTAAGAAAAAAATGAAAGCTTTGGGCAAGGTTGATATTCCACCAGAGGCATTTTTAGCGGTTTTGAAAAAATAG
- the recJ gene encoding single-stranded-DNA-specific exonuclease RecJ: MKWKIAEQINGEFKNKFPEIDPVILQLLANRGIKTQEQIDEFLYPDYSQDIHDPYLFLDMEKAVERIFLALEKKEKIIVHGDYDADGVCSALVVVSTLLAMGADVQVYLPHRELEGYGLNMQTVEELGKNGVNLIITTDCGISNRLEIKRAAELGIDVIITDHHAEPPNLPEAAFAIIDPHLSREKYPFRDLAGAGVAFKLVQAILKSPQFKFGGLQFDPEAFEKWLLDLVAIATITDIMPLLGENRTLVKHGLLVLNKTQRIGLKKLVESLGLNKNKDLDAKNVAFQIGPRLNAAGRIDHANQAYELLKIDDVVEVQNLVDALNKTNEGRQGLSERVMAEAKAQIGEDIGEQKVLFAKGDGWPVGIVGLVAGKIAENFWRPTFIMTEREEDIMGSGRSIPEFDITEGLHEAKDFLSHYGGHAGACGFTLKNKKDLKKFEKILKKFVEQKLSGLELVPTLNIDAEVRLEKINWELFELLEKFAPFGKANERPRYLGREFTVESFESVGTNGNHLRTNLSQGNGVRKKFIGFCFGEWCRKLKVGDKIDVVFEVDVNEWNGNRELQMKIIDLKLSE; the protein is encoded by the coding sequence ATGAAGTGGAAAATTGCTGAACAAATCAATGGGGAGTTTAAAAATAAATTTCCGGAGATTGATCCGGTGATTTTGCAATTACTGGCAAATCGGGGAATTAAAACTCAGGAGCAGATTGACGAATTTTTATATCCTGATTACAGCCAGGATATTCATGATCCATATCTTTTTTTAGATATGGAAAAAGCAGTGGAAAGAATTTTTTTGGCTTTAGAAAAAAAAGAAAAAATAATAGTACACGGCGATTACGACGCTGACGGAGTTTGTTCGGCGTTAGTTGTGGTTTCTACTCTTTTAGCTATGGGAGCTGATGTTCAGGTTTATTTGCCTCATCGCGAACTTGAGGGTTATGGATTGAATATGCAGACTGTGGAAGAACTTGGAAAAAATGGAGTGAATTTAATTATCACAACAGATTGTGGCATTAGCAATCGTCTGGAAATAAAAAGAGCTGCGGAACTTGGGATAGACGTAATTATTACCGACCATCACGCCGAGCCCCCGAATTTGCCGGAAGCGGCGTTTGCGATTATTGATCCGCACCTTTCTCGTGAGAAATATCCATTTCGCGACTTGGCTGGGGCGGGAGTTGCTTTTAAATTAGTTCAGGCGATTTTAAAAAGTCCACAGTTTAAATTCGGCGGTTTGCAGTTTGACCCTGAGGCTTTTGAAAAATGGTTATTGGATTTAGTAGCAATTGCTACGATTACTGATATAATGCCTCTTTTGGGAGAAAACCGGACTTTGGTAAAACATGGGCTTTTGGTTTTAAATAAAACTCAGCGCATTGGTTTAAAAAAATTAGTTGAATCGTTGGGATTAAATAAAAATAAAGATCTTGATGCGAAAAATGTTGCTTTTCAAATTGGACCGCGCCTTAACGCCGCTGGCAGAATAGATCATGCTAATCAAGCGTATGAACTTTTAAAAATCGATGATGTGGTTGAAGTCCAAAATTTGGTTGACGCCCTAAATAAAACAAATGAAGGCAGGCAAGGTTTAAGCGAGCGCGTGATGGCCGAAGCCAAGGCGCAAATTGGGGAAGATATTGGCGAGCAAAAAGTTTTATTTGCAAAAGGCGACGGGTGGCCGGTTGGGATTGTTGGTTTGGTTGCAGGGAAAATCGCTGAAAATTTTTGGCGACCGACTTTTATTATGACAGAGAGAGAGGAGGATATAATGGGTTCTGGCAGAAGTATTCCAGAGTTTGATATTACAGAAGGGCTTCACGAGGCAAAAGATTTTTTATCTCATTATGGCGGACACGCCGGCGCTTGCGGCTTTACTTTAAAAAATAAAAAAGATTTAAAAAAATTTGAAAAAATATTGAAAAAATTTGTGGAGCAAAAATTATCTGGATTAGAGCTTGTGCCGACATTGAATATTGATGCAGAAGTGCGTTTGGAAAAAATAAACTGGGAATTGTTTGAACTTTTGGAAAAATTTGCGCCATTTGGCAAGGCAAATGAGCGGCCGCGGTATTTAGGACGAGAATTTACAGTGGAAAGTTTTGAAAGTGTGGGGACAAATGGGAATCATCTTAGAACAAATTTGAGCCAGGGGAATGGTGTCCGAAAAAAATTTATCGGGTTTTGTTTTGGTGAGTGGTGTCGGAAATTAAAAGTTGGGGATAAGATTGATGTGGTTTTTGAGGTTGATGTTAATGAGTGGAATGGAAATAGGGAACTGCAGATGAAAATTATTGATTTAAAATTGAGTGAATAA